A portion of the Melitaea cinxia chromosome 1, ilMelCinx1.1, whole genome shotgun sequence genome contains these proteins:
- the LOC123657223 gene encoding solute carrier organic anion transporter family member 5A1: protein MAETEKQQNAGGSNAAPQHRKGHRRQESMYAMTGLYAESGCTEGGDGAGPSAPPPPAHPARDSTKCHSRNPSAGICDRDREREREKEKPHQLFPEILDIPHDTRDCGILSWRPLFIQKFSSIKVFVFFLSFLVTLQQALSSGYINSVITTIEKRFEIPSSLSGLIASSYEIGNVITVIFVSYLGSRRHIPVWIAVGAVIMGIGSLVFVVPHFIAEVNSEMMANNKSDDNICRLPRALEQDMGGLGRLSQGLPPSNLRPDNCIKSSPSTFMPVMVFVVAQLLLGCGGSPLLTLGTTYVDDHVRPESSSMYIGCMYSMAAFGPVLGFLLGAYLLSFHMDSFSGAIISIDPGDHRWVGMWWGGFLLCGLLLILVAIPFFSFPKVLVREKEKIRLVEKAAAASGSATTKTPPKPQTDFKDTGYGKDIKDIPVSMWRLLKNPVYVVTCLGACMELMIVSGFVVFLPKYLETQFSLGKSQASVFTGSVAIPGACIGIFMGGCLLKRLELRPKGAVQFVLISNIICLSCYALLFFLGCDNIKMAGTTIPYTNNSNVEPFKVNLTAACNFNCLCTETDMEPVCGNNGLTYFSPCHAGCAAFSSRSNFTNCACVHENSREALGVGVGVGVGVGVGVVGGASASALTAGALHEYSEVTVVPVATAGACNPPCTTIFPFLVLLFFMTFVVAITQMPLLMIVLRSVSEEERSFALGMQFVIFRLFGYIPAPIVFGNLIDSTCILWKQSCSGEKGGRCLLYDIEQFRYRYVGLCGGIKIVALGIFLADWWLVRRRRHLETTPPLDPHKDIAGSIISLDKLFEELPSADNASGFRSAVTSGPSSATTTPLEPPPAGRLQRADSQESQSRPCARSSRVLVASRHLRSDSKTIQLEPRARQHDDAFPRSASRDLAHAHAHAHSRSASRDLSLEQLRQLAIKSMESLDLTVLPLARCGDEESKRLIDGGGVLRHRRTGSRDLRPAESKHKRTSSHHITMEPNELSLQIQKGRSVDQLSASPLDPRV, encoded by the exons ATGGCAGAAACCGAAAAGCAACAGAACGCGGGCGGCTCCAATGCCGCACCGCAACACAGGAAAGGACACag GAGACAAGAGTCGATGTACGCGATGACGGGACTTTACGCGGAGTCCGGGTGCACGGAGGGTGGCGACGGCGCGGGGCCGAGCGCGCCGCCGCCCCCGGCGCACCCAGCGCGCGACTCTACGAAGTGTCACAGCAGAAATCCCTCCGCTGGCATATGCGACAG agACCGCGAACGGGAGAGAGAAAAGGAGAAACCGCATCAATTGTTTCCAGAAATATTAGACATTCCTCATGACACAAGAGACTGTGGAATCCTGTCATGGAGACCGCTTTTTATTCAAAAGTTTTCTAGTATTAAA gtgtTCGTATTTTTTCTTTCGTTCCTAGTAACGCTTCAACAAGCACTTAGCTCGGGCTATATAAATTCTGTGATCACAACAATCGAAAAACGCTTTGAAATACCATCCAGCCTCTCGGGGCTCATAGCGAGCAGCTACGAGATCGGCAACGTTATAACTGTCATTTTCGTCTCCTATCTCGGAAGCAGGAGACATATTCCAGTTTGGATAGCAGTCG GTGCCGTCATCATGGGAATCGGTTCTTTGGTATTCGTCGTACCGCATTTTATTGCGGAAGTGAATAGCGAAATGATGGCTAACAATAAATCCGATGATAACATTTGTCGGTTACCGCGGGCCTTAGAGCAGGATATGGGTGGCCTCGGGAGACTCTCCCAAGGCCTTCCACCAAGCAATCTTAGGCCAGATAATTGTATCAAA AGTTCACCCAGCACATTTATGCCTGTTATGGTGTTCGTGGTGGCGCAACTACTGCTGGGATGCGGGGGATCTCCGCTTCTGACTCTCGGCACTACTTACGTCGACGATCACGTTCGACCTGAATCTTCCAGCATGTACATCG GATGTATGTACAGCATGGCTGCATTTGGTCCAGTTCTTGGATTTTTACTCGGTGCATATCTACTATCATTCCATATGGATTCATTCTCTGGAGCCATTATATCAATAG ATCCAGGCGACCATCGATGGGTTGGAATGTGGTGGGGAGGATTTTTACTTTGCGGCCTTCTCTTGATTCTCGTCGCCATACCGTTTTTCTCATTTCCGAAAGTCTTGGTacgtgaaaaagaaaaaattcgaTTAGTTGAAAAAGCAGCTGCGGCTAGTGGCTCTGCGACAACAAAAACTCCACCCAAACCGCAAACCGATTTTAAGGACACAGGATATGGGAAAGATATTAAAG ACATCCCCGTATCGATGTGGCGCCTACTTAAGAATCCTGTCTACGTAGTAACCTGCTTGGGTGCTTGCATGGAGCTCATGATAGTCTCCGGTTTCGTCGTGTTCTTACCAAAGTATCTAGAAACGCAATTCAGTCTCGGCAAAAGTCAAGCTAGCGTTTTTACCG GTTCAGTCGCTATTCCCGGAGCGTGTATCGGTATCTTCATGGGCGGATGCTTATTGAAGCGCTTGGAGCTTCGGCCGAAGGGCGCGGTACAGTTCGTACTTATATCGAACATTATCTGTCTGTCCTGTTACGCGCTTTTATTCTTCCTCGGATGTGACAATATCAAAATGGCCGGAACCACTATACCATATACAAATAACag CAACGTGGAGCCGTTCAAGGTGAACCTGACGGCGGCGTGCAACTTCAACTGCCTGTGCACGGAGACGGACATGGAGCCCGTGTGCGGCAACAACGGCCTCACGTACTTCTCGCCGTGCCACGCCGGCTGCGCCGCCTTCTCCTCGCGCTCCAACTTCACCAACTGCGCTT GCGTCCACGAGAACAGCCGCGAGGCGCTGGGCGTGGGGGTAGGCGTGGGCGTGGGCGTGGGCGTGGGCGTGGTGGGCGGCGCGTCGGCGTCCGCGCTGACAGCGGGCGCGCTGCACGAGTACAGCGAGGTGACGGTGGTGCCCGTGGCCACGGCCGGCGCCTGCAACCCGCCCTGCACCACCATCTTCCCCTTCCTCGTGCTGCTGTTCTTCATGACCTTCGTGGTCGCCATCACGCAGATGCCGCTGCTCATGATCGTGCTCAG ATCAGTAAGTGAAGAAGAACGGTCGTTTGCATTAGGAATGCAATTCGTTATATTCAGACTGTTTGGCTACATTCCTGCACCTATTGTCTTCGGAAATCTTATCGACTCCACCTGCATACTTTGGAAGCAATCATGCAGCGGCGAAAAGGGAGGTCGTTGTTTACTGTACGACATCGAGCAGTTCAGATACag ATATGTCGGTCTATGTGGTGGCATAAAAATCGTAGCGTTAGGCATATTCCTAGCAGATTGGTGGCTAGTACGCCGGCGTCGCCATCTCGAGACGACTCCTCCTCTCGACCCGCACAAGGACATCGCCGGATCGATTATTAGCCTcgataaat TATTCGAAGAGCTCCCGTCGGCGGACAACGCCAGCGGCTTCCGGTCGGCGGTGACGTCGGGGCCGAGCTCGGCGACCACGACGCCCCTGGAGCCGCCGCCCGCCGGCCGGCTGCAGCGCGCCGACTCGCAGGAGTCGCAGAGCCGGCCGTGCGCCAGGAGCTCGCGCGTGCTGGTCGCGTCGCGCCACCTGCGCAGCGACTCCAAGACCATCCAGCTGGAgccgcgcgcgcgccagcaCGACGACGCCTTCCCGCGCTCCGCCTCGCGCGACCtcgcgcacgcgcacgcgcacgcgcactCGCGCTCCGCGTCCCGCGACCTCAGCCTCGAGCAGCTCCGGCAGCTCGCCATCAAGAGCATGGAGAGCCTGGACCTCACGGTGCTGCCGCTGGCGCGCTGCGGCGACGAGGAGAGCAAGCGGCTCATCGACGGCGGCGGCGTGCTGCGCCACCGCCGCACCGGCTCGCGGGACCTCCGCCCGGCCGAGTCCAAGCACAAGCGGACCTCCTCCCATCACATCACGATGGAGCCGAACGAGTTGAGCCTCCAGATCCAGAAGGGGCGCAGCGTCGACCAACTCTCCGCGTCGCCTCTGGATCCGCGAGTTTGA